The Caenorhabditis elegans chromosome II genome has a segment encoding these proteins:
- the sea-2 gene encoding Signal element on autosome protein 2 (Confirmed by transcript evidence) translates to MTSMYGGNDYDQHQLHHQNQQHQASTSTQQFHHPQRPPPPQYDQPSSSTGSSLPPLHTVRYEQLPPPPSNQRTPTQQLQYPVKVVEAGGQAYAQQVQQAQQSNRSGAAGVNSALQPKPLPPLSSITSISSSAAGSSISAPSTSQPSTTSSLITSPPSTSSSSMAPRKTPPNASSSSLIKRQSQDVQEQQRVDFEVARNVSQIMSKNGLKVMHEPLLTGSLPQLAPLAPLPPPKSGVYQCPNCNRNLANARNLQRHRQTCGSAQHAAPQLAAMLQRSPPPCASAPPVAPPTAPSTSFQHHNSTGNLTLSYSSSSSRHQSSLYSPQLEHQDLVGNPNVMLSDGYEYKDDPMLYQGPSGLSDSIWSRDDSFHSEPPSASHDQLDMDHLGFPDPLQDPLHHLDSFDSADHRKETPRECHEPDELMTLDPTPPQCGSERFYGINIDDMPLSLDCDEPLMRSESASLSSSSQGRNTPAAVFTCEACKKSVSSERSLRRHYNTCKMFQTELAASGEERPPTTKRKPATKRPSKKKEASEGPEKNSAILAALRKEPAAPQQPQQLQFQQNYQPSPQFQAPYGGGSLPSISASWLHSASTSAAAAAPERSEMFTSPIVTSAPNPYIHQLPHQQPQQQKSSPLEDLLNEQDESADDDGDSRSSSGTVSNSTTTTTTATTTSSKSTGNPLFTCEHCARQLCSMSNLKRHRATCKVAASSSSNSAASRPPSQPSTPATAPATPMLQASQAPQPLQAPPQSPMETTATVTYTKTTVPPSVANTWNTEKAQLISPKPRSQTIFSEASSSMTVGDALRAQQHQQKMDQQIQIQFQQQQQQRFQHHQQQQQAGRIPPRPPNPILNQVQNPPQQVQHNQHQNQMLNPIRQPLLQSPPPPPPKKGLIEHKNTDLVLITSEPLAERMDAKRRSSEGLVAVTSTPLPPIQLPQRSQAPAPSRQQQQQPPVAYQVQFNGRPLPPMQLPPLQNPHNQQQQHQMLHQSQMNYQQVQQVQQVQHVQQQQNLQNQHHHQQQHHQQNQQQAPGNRSRSHSNVGKMEQEAQRQGSPLDSIITSVPLSIEVHHHIMKPGPLEQGQSSVDSQSTAEPSPRKASQQAYICPECKKTYASRKNVKRHRMAVHKLTLDEILANPEQPALDPLSAVGGAGRRHTVAGLETPDSALKPAPTKRKASEAPSAGVATKKGKAMAASVDEIQVKEEEEDQKEETVGSVERQEPPKKPVADDHKSAIAPLPPANTIMPPPPPYNQASAVPLNPPRTALPPLQLPPLQPLQSESPSWASMSAPPTALIPRTPRSSEFADEEDTRAMAKIAAELKRSAEDWPVLAVIEGVAAEPTNGEDIDEDEILIKRLRQGGVLEDVGDVSDLLRDVQGGVDGEPFSEDMLLEKNLSTASSVGLPSLASPGEQFGYQQYSQHPQQHPQQHPQQHPQQQQQVWNPNYEFQGYMQQQHPPMPVSQQFQQPLLQRPASQPPPARPIVKNSRRPSTTPKPPPNLTCSGCKKILGSDYSLRRHRAGCADVQQALNPEYPRPPKRKAAREAQKINEAEILASMPDPQMVAERSAAVAEAAAAEAAVERIGALPPPSVVHEIVHQVNADRQSMKKHNKTTSPPPAQEAPPTCAPDDPMSSSSSSSTSSASPLQGVSGMRQELLQ, encoded by the exons cagtgCTCTACAACCGAAACCCCTACCACCATTGTCATCTATAACATCAATATCATCGTCAGCAGCAGGATCCTCAATATCTGCTCCTTCAACGTCTCAACCTAGTACCACCTCATCACTAATCACATCACCACCGTCCACGTCTTCATCTTCAATGGCGCCTCGAAAAACGCCTCCCAACGCCTCCTCGTCGTCTCTGATAAAACGACAATCTCAGGATGTTCAGGAGCAGCAGCGAGTGGATTTTGAAGTGGCTCGGAACGTGTCGCAAATCATGTCGAAAAACGGGCTGAAAGTGATGCACGAGCCGCTGCTCACCGGATCTCTTCCTCAGTTGGCTCCGTTGGCTCCACTGCCACCGCCAAAGTCTGGAGTCTATCAGTGCCCGAATTGCAATCGGAATCTGGCCAATGCTCGGAATTTGCAAAGGCATCGGCAAACTTGTGGATCGGCTCAGCACGCGGCTCCACAGCTCGCCGCGATGCTCCAACGGAGCCCCCCGCCGTGTGCATCGGCTCCTCCGGTCGCTCCTCCGACGGCACCGTCGACAAGCTTCCAGCATCACAATTCGACTGGGAATCTCACGCTTTCCTACAGCTCCAGTAGCAGTAGACATCAGAGCTCACTCTACTCACCACAGCTGGAGCATCAGGATCTAGTTGGAAATCCGAATGTGATGCTCTCCGACGGCTACGAGTACAAGGACGATCCGATGCTCTACCAGGGACCTTCAGGCCTTTCGGATAGCATTTGGTCTCGAGACGATAGTTTTCATTCGGAGCCCCCGTCGGCGTCTCACGATCAGCTCGATATGGATCATCTTGGATTCCCCGACCCCCTCCAGGATCCTCTTCACCACCTCGACTCGTTTGATTCGGCGGACCATCGGAAGGAAACACCGCGGGAGTGTCATGAGCCCGATGAGCTGATGACGTTAGATCCGACGCCGCCACAGTGTGGATCGGAACGATTCTATGGGATTAATATTGACGATATGCCGTTGTCACTGGATTGTGATGAGCCGCTGATGAGATCGGAGTCGGCGTCGTTGTCGTCGAGTTCTCAGGGGAGGAATACGCCGGCTGCTGTTTTTAC GTGTGAAGCATGCAAAAAATCGGTATCATCCGAACGATCGCTTCGTCGTCACTACAACACTTGCAAGATGTTTCAGACGGAATTGGCAGCTTCTGGTGAAGa ACGGCCACCGACGACGAAACGGAAGCCAGCTACGAAGCGTCCatcgaaaaagaaagaagcaTCGGAGGGTCCTGAGAAGAATAGTGCGATTTTGGCGGCTTTGAGAAAAGAGCCAGCAGCTCCACAGCAGCCTCAGCAGCTCCAATTCCAGCAGAATTACCAGCCGAGCCCTCAATTCCAGGCGCCGTACGGCGGTGGATCTCTCCCGTCGATCAGTGCTTCGTGGCTTCACTCGGCTTCAACttcggcggcggcggcggcacCGGAAAGATCAGAAATGTTCACATCGCCGATTGTCACGTCGGCACCGAATCCGTATATTCACCAGCTGCCACATCAGCAGCCCCAGCAGCAGAAGAGCAGCCCGCTGGAAGACTTGTTGAACGAGCAAGATGAATCTGCGGATGATGATGGTGATAGTCGCAGTAGCAGTGG AACTGTCTCGAATAGCACAACAACGACAACAACAGCGACCACCACCTCCTCAAAATCCACCGGAAATCCGCTCTTCACTTGTGAGCACTGTGCTCGTCAGCTGTGCTCTATGAGCAATCTGAAGCGTCATCGTGCCACATGCAAGGTCGCTGCCTCGTCCTCGTCGAATTCCGCCGCTTCACGTCCACCATCGCAGCCATCTACGCCGGCTACAGCGCCAGCGACTCCGATGCTTCAGGCGTCACAGGCTCCCCAGCCTCTCCAAGCTCCACCACAATCACCAATGGAGACCACCGCGACAGTCACCTACACCAAAACTACTGTGCCACCAAGCGTTGCTAATACCTGGAACACTGAAAAGGCTCAGCTGATCTCCCCGAAGCCTAGAAGCCAGACGATCTTTTCCGAAGCTTCTTCTTCGATGACCGTCGGCGACGCTCTCCGGGCTCAGCAGCACCAGCAGAAAATGGATCAACAAATTCAGATTCAGttccagcagcagcagcaacagaGATTCCAACATcatcagcagcagcaacaagCGGGTCGGATCCCACCACGGCCACCCAATCCGATTTTGAATCAAGTTCAGAACCCGCCTCAGCAAGTGCAACACAATCAGCATCAGAATCAGATGCTGAATCCGATTCGGCAGCCGCTGCTTCAAAGtccgccaccaccaccaccaaagAAAGGACTTATCGAGCATAAGAACACTGATCTTGTGCTGATTACGTCGGAGCCGCTGGCCGAGAGAATGGATGCTAAGCGAAGATCTTCAGAAGGCCTGGTGGCTGTCACATCGACACCGCTTCCGCCGATACAACTGCCTCAGAGATCTCAGGCGCCAGCACCGTCAaggcagcagcagcaacagccCCCGGTCGCCTACCAAGTGCAGTTCAATGGTCGACCACTTCCGCCGATGCAGCTCCCGCCGCTTCAGAATCCACACAATCAACAGCAGCAACATCAGATGCTTCATCAGTCACAGATGAACTATCAGCAGGTTCAGCAGGTTCAGCAGGTTCAGCATGTTCAGCAGCAGCAGAATCTTCAAAACCAGCACCACCACCAGCAGCAACATCATCAGCAGAATCAGCAGCAAGCCCCTGGAAATCGAAGCAGATCGCACAGCAATGTCGGCAAGATGGAGCAAGAAGCTCAGCGACAAGGTTCCCCGCTCGACTCGATCATCACGTCCGTGCCTCTATCCATCGAAGTTCACCATCACATCATGAAGCCAGGACCGCTGGAGCAAGGCCAAAGCAGTGTTGACTCTCAGTCCACTGCTGAGCCAAGTCCGCGGAAGGCTAGCCAGCAGGCCTACATTTGTCCGGAATGCAAAAAGACGTATGCGAGCCGGAAGAATGTGAAGCGCCACCGGATGGCTGTTCACAAGCTGACACTTGATGAGATCCTCGCGAATCCGGAACAACCAGCGTTGGATCCTCTATCGGCTGTAGGTGGAGCTGGACGGCGTCATACGGTCGCTGGACTTGAGACACCGGACAGTGCGCTGAAACCGGCGCCGACAAAACGCAAAGCTTCGGAGGCACCCAGCGCCGGTGTAGCTACGAAGAAGGGAAAAGCGATGGCGGCTTCTGTTGATGAAATCCAagtgaaagaagaagaagaagatcagAAGGAAGAAACGGTGGGATCCGTGGAGCGTCAGGAGCCGCCAAAGAAGCCAGTTGCCGATGATCACAAGTCGGCGATAGCTCCACTTCCGCCAGCAAATACGATCATGCCACCACCACCGCCGTACAATCAAGCGTCCGCGGTGCCGCTGAATCCGCCTAGAACAGCTCTTCCGCCTCTTCAACTCCCACCACTGCAGCCACTTCAGTCAGAGTCGCCATCCTGGGCGTCGATGTCGGCCCCGCCGACTGCTCTGATCCCAAGAACACCAAGAAGCAGCGAGTTTGCCGACGAGGAAGACACTCGAGCAATGGCGAAAATCGCCGCTGAGCTGAAGCGATCCGCCGAGGATTGGCCGGTACTTGCAGTCATTGAAGGAGTCGCCGCTGAGCCGACGAACGGGGAAGACATCGATGAAGATGAGATTCTGATCAAGAGGCTGAGACAAGGAGGCGTACTCGAGGACGTCGGGGATGTTTCGGATTTGTTGAGGGATGTTCAAGGAGGTGTCGATGGAGAACCATTCTCGGAGGACATGCTTCTTGAGAAGAACCTTTCCACGGCTTCCAGTGTTGGGCTTCCATCGCTAGCATCGCCGGGGGAGCAGTTTGGGTATCAGCAGTATTCACAGCATCCTCAGCAACATCCTCAGCAACATCCTCAGCAGCATCctcagcagcagcaacaagTCTGGAATCCGAATTATGAATTCCAAGGTTACATGCAGCAGCAGCATCCACCGATGCCAGTTTCTCAGCAATTCCAGCAGCCGTTGCTTCAACGCCCGGCTTCTCAGCCGCCACCAGCTCGACCCATCGTGAAGAACTCCCGCCGCCCGTCGACAACTCCGAAGCCTCCACCGAATCTCACTTGCTCTGGATGCAAAAAGATCCTGGGATCCGACTACTCGCTTCGTCGTCATCGTGCCGGATGCGCCGACGTTCAGCAGGCTTTGAACCCGGAGTACCCAAGGCCGCCGAAGCGGAAAGCCGCTCGGGAAGCGCAGAAGATCAACGAGGCGGAGATTCTCGCGTCGATGCCGGATCCACAGATGGTTGCTGAACGAAGTGCTGCTGTGGCAGAGGCCGCTGCGGCAGAGGCTGCTGTTGAAAGGATCGGAGCACTGCCGCCACCGTCGGTTGTTCATGAGATTGTGCATCAAGTGAATGCGGATCGGCAGTCGATGAA aaaacacaaCAAAACGACATCTCCACCACCAGCTCAAGAAGCCCCTCCCACATGTGCTCCAGACGATCCGAtgtcgtcatcatcatcatcatccacGTCATCTGCATCTCCTCTACAAGGAG tttccggAATGCGGCAAGAACTTCTCCAGTGA
- the sea-2 gene encoding Signal element on autosome protein 2 (Confirmed by transcript evidence), producing MTSMYGGNDYDQHQLHHQNQQHQASTSTQQFHHPQRPPPPQYDQPSSSTGSSLPPLHTVRYEQLPPPPSNQRTPTQQLQYPVKVVEAGGQAYAQQVQQAQQSNRSGAAGVNSALQPKPLPPLSSITSISSSAAGSSISAPSTSQPSTTSSLITSPPSTSSSSMAPRKTPPNASSSSLIKRQSQDVQEQQRVDFEVARNVSQIMSKNGLKVMHEPLLTGSLPQLAPLAPLPPPKSGVYQCPNCNRNLANARNLQRHRQTCGSAQHAAPQLAAMLQRSPPPCASAPPVAPPTAPSTSFQHHNSTGNLTLSYSSSSSRHQSSLYSPQLEHQDLVGNPNVMLSDGYEYKDDPMLYQGPSGLSDSIWSRDDSFHSEPPSASHDQLDMDHLGFPDPLQDPLHHLDSFDSADHRKETPRECHEPDELMTLDPTPPQCGSERFYGINIDDMPLSLDCDEPLMRSESASLSSSSQGRNTPAAVFTCEACKKSVSSERSLRRHYNTCKMFQTELAASGEETVSNSTTTTTTATTTSSKSTGNPLFTCEHCARQLCSMSNLKRHRATCKVAASSSSNSAASRPPSQPSTPATAPATPMLQASQAPQPLQAPPQSPMETTATVTYTKTTVPPSVANTWNTEKAQLISPKPRSQTIFSEASSSMTVGDALRAQQHQQKMDQQIQIQFQQQQQQRFQHHQQQQQAGRIPPRPPNPILNQVQNPPQQVQHNQHQNQMLNPIRQPLLQSPPPPPPKKGLIEHKNTDLVLITSEPLAERMDAKRRSSEGLVAVTSTPLPPIQLPQRSQAPAPSRQQQQQPPVAYQVQFNGRPLPPMQLPPLQNPHNQQQQHQMLHQSQMNYQQVQQVQQVQHVQQQQNLQNQHHHQQQHHQQNQQQAPGNRSRSHSNVGKMEQEAQRQGSPLDSIITSVPLSIEVHHHIMKPGPLEQGQSSVDSQSTAEPSPRKASQQAYICPECKKTYASRKNVKRHRMAVHKLTLDEILANPEQPALDPLSAVGGAGRRHTVAGLETPDSALKPAPTKRKASEAPSAGVATKKGKAMAASVDEIQVKEEEEDQKEETVGSVERQEPPKKPVADDHKSAIAPLPPANTIMPPPPPYNQASAVPLNPPRTALPPLQLPPLQPLQSESPSWASMSAPPTALIPRTPRSSEFADEEDTRAMAKIAAELKRSAEDWPVLAVIEGVAAEPTNGEDIDEDEILIKRLRQGGVLEDVGDVSDLLRDVQGGVDGEPFSEDMLLEKNLSTASSVGLPSLASPGEQFGYQQYSQHPQQHPQQHPQQHPQQQQQVWNPNYEFQGYMQQQHPPMPVSQQFQQPLLQRPASQPPPARPIVKNSRRPSTTPKPPPNLTCSGCKKILGSDYSLRRHRAGCADVQQALNPEYPRPPKRKAAREAQKINEAEILASMPDPQMVAERSAAVAEAAAAEAAVERIGALPPPSVVHEIVHQVNADRQSMKKHNKTTSPPPAQEAPPTCAPDDPMSSSSSSSTSSASPLQGVSGMRQELLQ from the exons cagtgCTCTACAACCGAAACCCCTACCACCATTGTCATCTATAACATCAATATCATCGTCAGCAGCAGGATCCTCAATATCTGCTCCTTCAACGTCTCAACCTAGTACCACCTCATCACTAATCACATCACCACCGTCCACGTCTTCATCTTCAATGGCGCCTCGAAAAACGCCTCCCAACGCCTCCTCGTCGTCTCTGATAAAACGACAATCTCAGGATGTTCAGGAGCAGCAGCGAGTGGATTTTGAAGTGGCTCGGAACGTGTCGCAAATCATGTCGAAAAACGGGCTGAAAGTGATGCACGAGCCGCTGCTCACCGGATCTCTTCCTCAGTTGGCTCCGTTGGCTCCACTGCCACCGCCAAAGTCTGGAGTCTATCAGTGCCCGAATTGCAATCGGAATCTGGCCAATGCTCGGAATTTGCAAAGGCATCGGCAAACTTGTGGATCGGCTCAGCACGCGGCTCCACAGCTCGCCGCGATGCTCCAACGGAGCCCCCCGCCGTGTGCATCGGCTCCTCCGGTCGCTCCTCCGACGGCACCGTCGACAAGCTTCCAGCATCACAATTCGACTGGGAATCTCACGCTTTCCTACAGCTCCAGTAGCAGTAGACATCAGAGCTCACTCTACTCACCACAGCTGGAGCATCAGGATCTAGTTGGAAATCCGAATGTGATGCTCTCCGACGGCTACGAGTACAAGGACGATCCGATGCTCTACCAGGGACCTTCAGGCCTTTCGGATAGCATTTGGTCTCGAGACGATAGTTTTCATTCGGAGCCCCCGTCGGCGTCTCACGATCAGCTCGATATGGATCATCTTGGATTCCCCGACCCCCTCCAGGATCCTCTTCACCACCTCGACTCGTTTGATTCGGCGGACCATCGGAAGGAAACACCGCGGGAGTGTCATGAGCCCGATGAGCTGATGACGTTAGATCCGACGCCGCCACAGTGTGGATCGGAACGATTCTATGGGATTAATATTGACGATATGCCGTTGTCACTGGATTGTGATGAGCCGCTGATGAGATCGGAGTCGGCGTCGTTGTCGTCGAGTTCTCAGGGGAGGAATACGCCGGCTGCTGTTTTTAC GTGTGAAGCATGCAAAAAATCGGTATCATCCGAACGATCGCTTCGTCGTCACTACAACACTTGCAAGATGTTTCAGACGGAATTGGCAGCTTCTGGTGAAGa AACTGTCTCGAATAGCACAACAACGACAACAACAGCGACCACCACCTCCTCAAAATCCACCGGAAATCCGCTCTTCACTTGTGAGCACTGTGCTCGTCAGCTGTGCTCTATGAGCAATCTGAAGCGTCATCGTGCCACATGCAAGGTCGCTGCCTCGTCCTCGTCGAATTCCGCCGCTTCACGTCCACCATCGCAGCCATCTACGCCGGCTACAGCGCCAGCGACTCCGATGCTTCAGGCGTCACAGGCTCCCCAGCCTCTCCAAGCTCCACCACAATCACCAATGGAGACCACCGCGACAGTCACCTACACCAAAACTACTGTGCCACCAAGCGTTGCTAATACCTGGAACACTGAAAAGGCTCAGCTGATCTCCCCGAAGCCTAGAAGCCAGACGATCTTTTCCGAAGCTTCTTCTTCGATGACCGTCGGCGACGCTCTCCGGGCTCAGCAGCACCAGCAGAAAATGGATCAACAAATTCAGATTCAGttccagcagcagcagcaacagaGATTCCAACATcatcagcagcagcaacaagCGGGTCGGATCCCACCACGGCCACCCAATCCGATTTTGAATCAAGTTCAGAACCCGCCTCAGCAAGTGCAACACAATCAGCATCAGAATCAGATGCTGAATCCGATTCGGCAGCCGCTGCTTCAAAGtccgccaccaccaccaccaaagAAAGGACTTATCGAGCATAAGAACACTGATCTTGTGCTGATTACGTCGGAGCCGCTGGCCGAGAGAATGGATGCTAAGCGAAGATCTTCAGAAGGCCTGGTGGCTGTCACATCGACACCGCTTCCGCCGATACAACTGCCTCAGAGATCTCAGGCGCCAGCACCGTCAaggcagcagcagcaacagccCCCGGTCGCCTACCAAGTGCAGTTCAATGGTCGACCACTTCCGCCGATGCAGCTCCCGCCGCTTCAGAATCCACACAATCAACAGCAGCAACATCAGATGCTTCATCAGTCACAGATGAACTATCAGCAGGTTCAGCAGGTTCAGCAGGTTCAGCATGTTCAGCAGCAGCAGAATCTTCAAAACCAGCACCACCACCAGCAGCAACATCATCAGCAGAATCAGCAGCAAGCCCCTGGAAATCGAAGCAGATCGCACAGCAATGTCGGCAAGATGGAGCAAGAAGCTCAGCGACAAGGTTCCCCGCTCGACTCGATCATCACGTCCGTGCCTCTATCCATCGAAGTTCACCATCACATCATGAAGCCAGGACCGCTGGAGCAAGGCCAAAGCAGTGTTGACTCTCAGTCCACTGCTGAGCCAAGTCCGCGGAAGGCTAGCCAGCAGGCCTACATTTGTCCGGAATGCAAAAAGACGTATGCGAGCCGGAAGAATGTGAAGCGCCACCGGATGGCTGTTCACAAGCTGACACTTGATGAGATCCTCGCGAATCCGGAACAACCAGCGTTGGATCCTCTATCGGCTGTAGGTGGAGCTGGACGGCGTCATACGGTCGCTGGACTTGAGACACCGGACAGTGCGCTGAAACCGGCGCCGACAAAACGCAAAGCTTCGGAGGCACCCAGCGCCGGTGTAGCTACGAAGAAGGGAAAAGCGATGGCGGCTTCTGTTGATGAAATCCAagtgaaagaagaagaagaagatcagAAGGAAGAAACGGTGGGATCCGTGGAGCGTCAGGAGCCGCCAAAGAAGCCAGTTGCCGATGATCACAAGTCGGCGATAGCTCCACTTCCGCCAGCAAATACGATCATGCCACCACCACCGCCGTACAATCAAGCGTCCGCGGTGCCGCTGAATCCGCCTAGAACAGCTCTTCCGCCTCTTCAACTCCCACCACTGCAGCCACTTCAGTCAGAGTCGCCATCCTGGGCGTCGATGTCGGCCCCGCCGACTGCTCTGATCCCAAGAACACCAAGAAGCAGCGAGTTTGCCGACGAGGAAGACACTCGAGCAATGGCGAAAATCGCCGCTGAGCTGAAGCGATCCGCCGAGGATTGGCCGGTACTTGCAGTCATTGAAGGAGTCGCCGCTGAGCCGACGAACGGGGAAGACATCGATGAAGATGAGATTCTGATCAAGAGGCTGAGACAAGGAGGCGTACTCGAGGACGTCGGGGATGTTTCGGATTTGTTGAGGGATGTTCAAGGAGGTGTCGATGGAGAACCATTCTCGGAGGACATGCTTCTTGAGAAGAACCTTTCCACGGCTTCCAGTGTTGGGCTTCCATCGCTAGCATCGCCGGGGGAGCAGTTTGGGTATCAGCAGTATTCACAGCATCCTCAGCAACATCCTCAGCAACATCCTCAGCAGCATCctcagcagcagcaacaagTCTGGAATCCGAATTATGAATTCCAAGGTTACATGCAGCAGCAGCATCCACCGATGCCAGTTTCTCAGCAATTCCAGCAGCCGTTGCTTCAACGCCCGGCTTCTCAGCCGCCACCAGCTCGACCCATCGTGAAGAACTCCCGCCGCCCGTCGACAACTCCGAAGCCTCCACCGAATCTCACTTGCTCTGGATGCAAAAAGATCCTGGGATCCGACTACTCGCTTCGTCGTCATCGTGCCGGATGCGCCGACGTTCAGCAGGCTTTGAACCCGGAGTACCCAAGGCCGCCGAAGCGGAAAGCCGCTCGGGAAGCGCAGAAGATCAACGAGGCGGAGATTCTCGCGTCGATGCCGGATCCACAGATGGTTGCTGAACGAAGTGCTGCTGTGGCAGAGGCCGCTGCGGCAGAGGCTGCTGTTGAAAGGATCGGAGCACTGCCGCCACCGTCGGTTGTTCATGAGATTGTGCATCAAGTGAATGCGGATCGGCAGTCGATGAA aaaacacaaCAAAACGACATCTCCACCACCAGCTCAAGAAGCCCCTCCCACATGTGCTCCAGACGATCCGAtgtcgtcatcatcatcatcatccacGTCATCTGCATCTCCTCTACAAGGAG tttccggAATGCGGCAAGAACTTCTCCAGTGA